Proteins found in one Paenibacillus dendritiformis genomic segment:
- a CDS encoding sigma-70 family RNA polymerase sigma factor produces the protein MDQKMLIIRAQQGDTNSFALAVQQIQDRSFRIAYSYLHDEGASMDAVCDAVEKALINIKKLRDPDKFNTWFTRIVINQCKIHLRKTKSLIYTEDEEMMGFAASPLTDEMLDLHAMLDKQPPLIRMLIQMKYVQGYTLEEIAEMTDMPLGTVKTKIYNTIKLFKQQMVPEIKEAGC, from the coding sequence ATGGATCAGAAGATGCTGATTATCCGTGCGCAGCAAGGCGATACGAACAGCTTCGCGCTCGCGGTGCAGCAAATTCAAGACCGATCATTTCGCATCGCATACAGTTATTTGCATGATGAGGGCGCCAGTATGGACGCGGTGTGCGATGCCGTAGAGAAGGCGCTTATTAATATCAAAAAATTGAGAGACCCGGATAAATTCAATACATGGTTCACCCGAATCGTGATCAATCAATGCAAAATACATCTGCGGAAAACGAAGTCACTCATCTATACCGAGGATGAAGAGATGATGGGCTTCGCGGCGAGTCCGCTCACGGATGAAATGCTGGATCTGCATGCGATGTTGGACAAGCAGCCGCCATTGATTCGCATGCTTATCCAGATGAAATACGTGCAAGGATATACGCTGGAAGAAATCGCAGAGATGACAGATATGCCGCTCGGCACCGTAAAGACGAAAATCTACAATACGATCAAGTTATTCAAGCAGCAAATGGTTCCTGAAATAAAGGAGGCAGGATGTTAA